A single Metarhizium brunneum chromosome 5, complete sequence DNA region contains:
- the hhp1_1 gene encoding Casein kinase I hhp1 — MPKFLWFGQECDYFALIHELLGPSLEDLLNYCDRSFSLKTILLIADQAISRIEYIHSKGLLHRDIKPDNFLLGVGKRGNILYTIDFGLAKEFRDAEHYPTLEGRVLCGLLDTPASTTIMDAVEQSWSDDLESLGYVLLYFARGSLPWQGIKAATDKEKLERVKNYKKTLSVEELCSGLPEEFSTYINYTRSLGFQDKPNYAYLRRLFRRLFTSKGFNYDNVFDWTEKRFYELRDKAEEPIMEQGSDSNDA; from the exons ATGCCAAAATTCTTATGGTTCGGACAAGAGTGCGATTACTTTGCACTAATCCACGAACTTCTCGGTCCTTCACTCGAGGACTTGCTCAACTATTGTGACCGGAGTTTTTCGCTCAAGACCATACTCCTCATTGCGGACCAGGCCATTTCTCGAATCGAGTATATCCATTCCAAAGGTCTTCTGCATCGGGATATCAAGCCTGATAATTTCCTCTTGGGCGTTGGCAAACGAGGAAACATATTGTACACTATTGACTTTGGCCTGGCGAAGGAGTTCCGCGACGCAGAGCATTATCCGACTCTGGAAGGTCGCGTTCTTTGCGGACTGCTCGATACgccagcatcaacaaccatAATGGACGCGGTAG AACAATCCTGGAGTGATGATTTGGAGTCCCTGGGCTATGTACTCCTCTACTTTGCCCGTGGCTCATTGCCATGGCAGGGCATTAAAGCCGCGACCGATAAGGAAAAATTAGAACGTGTCAAAAACTACAAGAAGACTTTATCAGTGGAAGAGCTTTGCAGTGGGCTTCCGGAGGAATTCTCCACATACATCAACTACACTCGGTCGCTTGGGTTCCAGGACAAACCGAATTATGCATATCTTCGTCGACTGTTCCGCCGCCTGTTCACGTCAAAGGGTTTCAACTATGACAACGTATTCGATTGGACGGAGAAAAGATTTTACGAATTACGTGACAAAGCTGAGGAGCCGATAATGGAACAAGGGTCGGACTCAAATGATGCATGA
- the roqT_2 gene encoding Efflux pump roqT encodes MPNVVHRSEKHEWNFTARNTLAGTGPKMPPLTEEPEDSQISQEKPFSVLGDDGAKHQTGMKLFWIILALCLSVFLEALDLTIVTTAIPTITDHFHSLQDVGWYGSAYLLTSASLQLLFGRIYSQFTIKWVYLSSIVIFELGSLICGVANRSSIFIIGRAIAGVGSAGIFTGSLVILSQSVRLERRPFFTGIIGSMYGIASVVGPVLGGLFANKLTWRWCFLINLPLGAVAALVIITLLEPTRHPGEQDTKANRLRKCDPFGSVLFIAATVCLLLALQWGGTQHDWNSWRVIVLFCSFGILILVFVLVQYIRQECATVPPRIFLQRTVWSSSLFGFCLGGAALSSVYFLPIWFQAVKGVSPVVSGFMMLPILISFALVSVLSGILVTVAGYYTPFMLAGTVFCSFAYGLMSTATPDTSMLTWVGYQILAGAGAGFATNQCLIAVQVVLDTDDIPTGTALVFFFRILGSAIFVSISDCVFTNNLRQLLLVNVPSLDPDVILKAGATNFRDVVSLADQPAVLAAYNGAISKTFIVFAVVSAVGILGALSAEWKSVRASNASSKL; translated from the exons ATGCCAAATGTCGTACATCGCTCCGAGAAGCATGAGTGGAATTTTACGGCGCGAAATACCCTCGCAGGGACTGGTCCGAAGATGCCACCGTTGACTGAAGAGCCTGAAGATAGTCAGATCAGTCAAGAAAAGCCATTTTCTGTGCTGGGCGATGATGGGGCCAAACACCAAACAGGGATGAAACTCTTTTGGATTATTCTAGCTCTCTGTTTAAGCGTATTCCTTGAAGCGCTCG ATCTCACCATCGTTACAACTGCTATTCCAACGATAACGGATCACTTTCATAGTTTACAGGATGTAGGATGGTACGGCAGTG CCTACCTCCTTACCAGCGCTTCACTGCAACTCCTTTTCGGCCGAATATACAGCCAGTTTACCATAAAATGGGTCTACCTCTCTTCCATTGTCATCTTCGAACTAGGAAGTTTAATATGCGGCGTGGCCAACCGGAGCTCAATATTCATCATCGGCcgcgccattgccggcgtCGGCTCCGCCGGTATATTCACAGGCTCACTTGTTATCCTGTCTCAGTCGGTACGCCTTGAACGCCGGCCGTTCTTCACTGGTATTATCGGGAGTATGTACGGCATTGCGTCTGTCGTTGGCCCGGTCCTCGGGGGCCTCTTCGCCAATAAGTTGACATGGCGTTGGTGTTTTCTTATCAACTTACCCCTGGGCGCggtcgccgccctcgtcatcatcacgcTCCTCGAGCCGACGCGGCATCCAGGCGAACAAGACACGAAAGCAAATCGCCTGAGGAAATGCGACCCTTTCGGCAGTGTCCTCTTCATTGCTGCTACAGTCTGTCTACTCCTCGCCCTACAGTGGGGAGGCACGCAGCATGACTGGAATAGCTGGCGTGTCATTGTGTTATTCTGCAGTTTCGGCATCTTGATACTCGTCTTTGTGCTTGTCCAGTATATACGGCAGGAGTGTGCTACCGTCCCGCCACGCATCTTCCTTCAGCGGACTGTCTGGtcctcttctctctttggcttttgcctcggcggcgcggctCTCAGTTCCGTCTACTTCCTACCGATCTGGTTCCAGGCTGTCAAGGGTGTGAGCCCTGTCGTCTCTGGCTTCATGATGCTTCCTATACTCATAAGCTTCGCTCTTGTGTCCGTCCTCTCGGGTATTTTGGTCACAGTCGCCGGCTACTACACGCCATTCATGTTGGCTGGCACTGTATTCTGCAGCTTTGCGTACGGCCTGATGAGCACGGCTACCCCGGACACCTCCATGCTTACTTGGGTTGGTTATCAGATTctcgctggcgctggcgccggctttGCGACGAACCAGTGTCTTATTGCTGTTCAGGTTGTCCTCGACACGGACGATATACCTACCGGTACTGCTCTCGTATTCTTCTTCCGCATACTCGGCAGTGCCATCTTTGTCTCCATCAGCGACTGTGTCTTTACAAACAATCTCAGGCAGCTCCTTTTGGTAAATGTGCCTAGCCTAGACCCGGATGTCATTCTCAAGGCGGGCGCCACCAACTTTCGGGACGTTGTCTCCCTTGCTGACCAACCGGCCGTGCTCGCGGCATACAACGGAGCTATTAGTAAAACTTTTATTGTCTTTGCCGTTGTCTCTGCTGTAGGTATATTGGGTGCACTGAGTGCGGAGTGGAAGAGTGTCAGAGCAAGCAACGCGTCATCAAAATTATGA